GGCTACGCCTGCGCCGGGTGCTTCCGGATGAACGAGTCGAGCTTCTTCCGGGCGGTCCGGCGGCGGAGCGCGGGGACGAGGTAGGTGAGCGCGCCCTTCACCGGGCCGAGCGCCTGCACGCCCCACGAGAAGGCGTCGCAGGTGTCGCGGTGCCCGGTGATGAGGCCGTTGCGGAAGGTGAACTCGGAGTGGATGACGTTGCGCACGTGCCGGCCGGTGCCGCCGAAGACATACTGGTCCACCAGCTCGGCGGTCCCCTTCTCGTCGTCGGCGTCGATCACCTTGAACGCGGCCTTGAAGCCCTGCGCGTGGTGGACCAGGCCCCACATCGCGCGAATCCGGTCGCGGCCCTTCAGGTCGAAGGCGATGTCGTGGAAGGTGGCGTCGGGATCGTAGCACGCCGCCATGCCGTCCGCGTCCTTGTGCGCGAGGCAGGTGTACAGCCGGTTCAGCAGCTCTGCGTTCGGGTGCATCTGAAATCCTTCGGTTGGGAGCGGCTGGACGCGGGCTGATCCGTCTGATCGGAGCGCGGAAGCGGAAGAAGGCCCGGCACGATTCCATCGCAAGTATGCCGGGCTCCGTTCGTGACGCAAGATTTTCAATCAGGTGGATGACGATCGGATTCGCAAATGCCGTCCTCACGCCCAGACCGGGGCTCGATCGACGGCATCAACCGAACCCTCCGATCATCCGCGCAGCGCAGCCTCACCGAGCGCCACCGCAGCCACGTCTTCCGCCAGCGCGATGGCGATGTCGGGAACGCCGGCGTCGGTGGTGAGCGCGTGGCGGAGGTGGTAGGCGGCGAAGGTGGCCGCCGCGGCCGCGAGACCGCCGACCACCGCACCCGTGACCGCGGAGTCGCCCGCGCGGCGCGCGATCACGGCGCCGCACAGCGCGCCCGCGGCGATGCGCGCGGCGAGCGGGCCGGGATCGGTGCGCGCCGGGATGAGCGGGAGCTTGTCGGCCAGGTGCTCGGCGGCGGAGGCGATCCCCAGCACGCGCGGGGCGGCCGGGCGCGAGAGCAGGTCGTCGATCACGCCGTGGGGAACCGTGGGATCGTGCACCAGGTGGCGGCTGAGCGCGGCGGGCGCGGCCAGGCTGCGCATCCCCGCCACCACGCCGAGCGCCGCCGCGCGGGTGAGGACCCGCGGCCCCGGGATGGCCGCTGCTTCGCTGTAGTTCATCTCCCCTCGTCGTCCGTTGAAAAGACGTGCATCCACGCGGCGGAGACGTTCATCCGGCGCGGCGGAACCCGGGCCGCGCGCGAAGATGGAGATCCCCTGCCGACACGCCCGGCACCGGCGTGCGAAAGCGGTGCCGCGGCGGTCGATCGGCCGTGGCCCACGTCAATGCGTCGCATCTCCCTCCCCAACTGTCGACGCCGGCCGGGAACGTCTCGCCCGCGAACCCGGTAGATTCGCCCCGCAACCCGCGCCGCCCGCCCGTTGCCGAAGTATCGTTGCGGCGCGACCTTGTCGGCCCCGAGCCGGACAGAGTGCCGACCAGGATGGACCCGCGCGCACACCAGGAGCGATCCGTGACGATGAACCCGCTGTTCCGCCCCGCCCGGGCGTTCGCCGTGAAGGCGTGGCTCCCCGCCCTGCTCTCGCTTCCGTGGCTCGCATCGCCCGCGCCGGCGCAGCAGCTGTACATGCCGCGCACGGTGCGGCAGGCGTACGCAAACGGCACCCGATCCCCCGACGGGCGCCCGGGGCCGCGCTACTGGCAGAACCGGGGACGGTACACCATCACCCTCACCGCCACGCCGCCGGAGCGCACCGTCCGCGGCACCGAGCAGATCGTCTACGTCAACAACAGCCCGGACACGTTGTCGAACCTCGTCATCAAGCTCTTCCTCAACATCCACAAGCCGGGCGCGCCCCGGAACGGCGGCGCGAGCGACGACTACCTCACCAGCGGCATCCACATCGACCGGTTCGCGGTGAACGGAACGGCGGCGCCGTGGCAGAGCGATCCGCGCTTCTTCACCTCGCAGCCGGTGCGCCTCCCCGCGCCGCTGATGCCGCACGACTCGGTGCGGCTGGCGTTCGACTGGCACTACGAGATCTCGCGCGAGGCCGGGCGCGAGGGGATGCTGGACGCGACCACCTGGTACCTGGCGTACTTCTACCCGCGCGTGGCCGTCTACGACGACTACGAGGGGTGGGACACGATGGACTTCACCGACCAGCAGGAGTTCTACAGCGACTTCAACGACTACGACGTGACCATCCGCGTCCCCGCGAACTTTATCGTCTGGGGGACGGGCACGCTGCTGGATCCGCAGACGGTGCTGCAGCCCGCGGCTCTGGCCCGCTACCAGGCGTCGTTCACGTCCGACACCACCATCCGCGTGGCCACGCGCGAGGACCTGGCCGCCCACCGCGTGACGCTGGCGCAGACGAACGACTGGCATTTCCGCGCACGGGACATCCCCGACATGGCGTTCGGGCTGAGCGACCACTACCACTGGGACGCCGCCAGCGTGGTGGTGGACGACGCCGCGCATCGCCGCGCCAGCGTACAGGCGGCGTACCACGACAGCGCGGCCGACTTCCACTACATGACGCAGTTCGGCCGGCACGCGCTGGACCGGCTCTCGCACCACTGGCCGGGGGTGCCGTATCCGTACGAGAAGTCCACCATCTTCCTGGGCACCGCCGACATGGAGTACCCGATGATGGTGAACGACAACTCGTTCCCCGACACCAGCTTCAGCCGCTTCGTGGCCGAGCACGAGATCGCGCACACTTACTTCCCCTTCTACATGGGGATCAACGAGACGCGCTACGGCTTCATGGACGAGGGGTGGGCCACCACCTTCGAGTACCTGGTGGGCGTGGCCGACATGGGCGCGGCGCGCGAGGACGAGCTGTACCGCCAGTTCCGCGTGAACCGCTGGATCACCGATCCGTCGCCGCTGGAGGACCTGCCCATCATCACGCCGGGCGACGTGCTGAAGGGCCCCGCCTACGGGAACAACGCGTACGGCAAGGCGTCGCTCGGCTATCTGGCCGTGAAGGACATGCTGGGAGATGCGCTGTTCGCACGGGCCCTGCACGCGTTCATGGACCGCTGGCACGGCCGGCACCCGACGCCCTGGGACTTCTTCAACACCTTCAACGACGCGTCGGGCCGCGACCTGAACTGGTTCTGGAACAACTGGTTCTTCGGCAACGGCTACATCGACCTGGCCGTCGGCGGCGTCACGCGCACGGCCGGCGGATACGCGGTTGTGGTGAACAACGTGGGGGGGATGGCGGCGCCGGTTGACCTGCGCCTCCGCTTCACCGACGGCACCACGCAGACGGTCCACCAGACACCCGCGATCTGGCAGGCCAACCAGCGCCAGGCCACGGTCACGGTCTCGACGAGCAAGGCGCTCCAGTCGCTTGACCTGGACGGCGGCATCTGGATGGACGCCACGCCGGCGGACAACCACTGGGCCGCGACGAGGTGAACATCGCCCCGAGGGTGGCGCCGCGCGCCGCCCCCCGGACGTCATCCTGAGGCCGGCCACGCCGCAACCGATTTGCGCGCAAAACGTTGCAGGCCGAAGGATCCATACTCGTCCTGCACGTCAGCCGGAAAAACACATCGAGGTCCCCTCCGGATTCGGTTCAGCGGAGGGATGATCGAGGAATGAAGAATCGCGGGGCGCCCGAGGGAGGCCGCTCCGCGATTCGTCTTGCTCGTACCAGGACAGCGGACGATCGTGCGTTCTGCTGCGGACGTGCGTTGGCCGGCGATAGATCCTTCGGCCTGCAACCAGCTGTGCAAGCGTAATCGACCGCGTGGCCGGCCTCAGGATGACGTCTCTCGGGTTTCTCCGAATTGTCAGCGGATCATCACCCCACCGTCGCCAGCTCGGTGCGGTTGCGGCCGCGCTCCTTGGCGCGGTACAGCGAGTCGTCGGCGCGGCGGGCCAGGGCGGCGAAGGTGTCGTCGCCGGGCGTCCACTCGGTGGCGCCGACGCTCACGGTCACGCTTAGCCCCGGCGCCAGGTCGCCCCACTCCGCGCGCTCCACCGCGCCGCGCAGCCGCTCGGCCACCTCCACGGCCACGGCGGCGCCCGCGCCAGGCATCACCACCACGAACTCCTCGCCGCCGGTGCGGCCGATCACGTCGTCGCGGCGAAGCGTGGCGCGGAAAAGCTCGGCCACGCGCCGCAGCACCTGGTCGCCCACCTCGTGCCCGTGCGCGTCGTTGATGCGCTTGAAGTGGTCCACGTCCAGCGCCAGCACGCTCAGCGGCCCCGTCCCCTGCTTGGCCGCGTCCACCCGCTGGCCGGCCACGGTCAGCAGGTGGCGGCGGTTGGGAAGGCGCGTCAGCTCGTCGGTCATCGCCAGCGCGCGCATCTGCCGCGCGTGGCGGAAGTGGCGCACCACCAGCGCGGCCAGGATGGCGATCATCGCCAGCGACAGCGCGATGACCGCCGTGCCCAGCGTACGGATGCGGGCGGCGTCGCGC
The window above is part of the Longimicrobium sp. genome. Proteins encoded here:
- a CDS encoding nuclear transport factor 2 family protein, which produces MHPNAELLNRLYTCLAHKDADGMAACYDPDATFHDIAFDLKGRDRIRAMWGLVHHAQGFKAAFKVIDADDEKGTAELVDQYVFGGTGRHVRNVIHSEFTFRNGLITGHRDTCDAFSWGVQALGPVKGALTYLVPALRRRTARKKLDSFIRKHPAQA
- a CDS encoding DUF4126 family protein yields the protein MNYSEAAAIPGPRVLTRAAALGVVAGMRSLAAPAALSRHLVHDPTVPHGVIDDLLSRPAAPRVLGIASAAEHLADKLPLIPARTDPGPLAARIAAGALCGAVIARRAGDSAVTGAVVGGLAAAAATFAAYHLRHALTTDAGVPDIAIALAEDVAAVALGEAALRG
- a CDS encoding M1 family metallopeptidase, whose product is MNPLFRPARAFAVKAWLPALLSLPWLASPAPAQQLYMPRTVRQAYANGTRSPDGRPGPRYWQNRGRYTITLTATPPERTVRGTEQIVYVNNSPDTLSNLVIKLFLNIHKPGAPRNGGASDDYLTSGIHIDRFAVNGTAAPWQSDPRFFTSQPVRLPAPLMPHDSVRLAFDWHYEISREAGREGMLDATTWYLAYFYPRVAVYDDYEGWDTMDFTDQQEFYSDFNDYDVTIRVPANFIVWGTGTLLDPQTVLQPAALARYQASFTSDTTIRVATREDLAAHRVTLAQTNDWHFRARDIPDMAFGLSDHYHWDAASVVVDDAAHRRASVQAAYHDSAADFHYMTQFGRHALDRLSHHWPGVPYPYEKSTIFLGTADMEYPMMVNDNSFPDTSFSRFVAEHEIAHTYFPFYMGINETRYGFMDEGWATTFEYLVGVADMGAAREDELYRQFRVNRWITDPSPLEDLPIITPGDVLKGPAYGNNAYGKASLGYLAVKDMLGDALFARALHAFMDRWHGRHPTPWDFFNTFNDASGRDLNWFWNNWFFGNGYIDLAVGGVTRTAGGYAVVVNNVGGMAAPVDLRLRFTDGTTQTVHQTPAIWQANQRQATVTVSTSKALQSLDLDGGIWMDATPADNHWAATR